The sequence below is a genomic window from Luteimonas sp. MC1825.
AGAGGCGGCGACGGTCCTTGGCAGCGAAGCGGACGGCGAACGGCTGTACGTGTTCGTGCTCAATGACATCACGCTGCAGAAGCGCGCCGAACAGGAACTGCGCTACCTCGCCAATTTCGACACCCTGACCAACCTGCCCAACCGCTCGCTGCTGTCGGAGCGCCTGTCGCGCGCGATCGTGCGCGCGCGCCGCGAATCGTCGCGGATCGCGGTGCTGTTCCTGGACCTCGACCGCTTCAAGGACATCAACGATTCGCTCGGGCACGCCGCCGGAGACCGCATCCTGCGCGCGGCCGCGGCGCGCCTGCAGCAGACCGTCGGCCAGCACCACACCGTGGCGCGCCTGGCCGGCGATGAATTCACCGCGGTGCTGGAGAACCTGGAGGATGCCGACGAGGCGGACCGCGTCGCGCGCGAGATCATCATGTCGTTCGAGGCGCCGCTGATCCTCGACGACCGCCAGGAAGTCGCGGTGTCGCCTTCCATCGGCATCAGCCTGTACCCCGACCACGGCCAGGTCCCGACCGAGCTGCTCAAGCACGCGGACACCGCGATGTACCAGGCCAAGGCCGCGGGGCGCCGTACGTTCATGCGCTATGACGAGACGATGGAGGCGGCGATCCGGCAGCGCGCCACGCTCGCCGGCGCGTTGCGCAAGGTCCTCGACCGCAACGAACTGCGGGTGGCGTTCCAGCCGCGCCAGTCACTGGTCACCTCGCAGATCACCGGTGCCGAGGCGCTGCTGCGCTGGTACAGCCCCGAGCACGGCGAAGTGCAGCCGGCCGATTTCATCCCGCTGGCCGAGGAGAGCGGCATGATCCTCGAGATCGGCGAGTGGGTGCTGCGCGAGGCCTGCCTGGCGTTGCGCCGCTGGCACCAGCATGGCCTCACCGACCTCACGGTGGCGGTGAACGTGTCGGTGCTGCAGCTGTTGCGTGGCGATTTCCCCGATGTGGTCCGCCGCGTCCTCGACGACACCGGCGTGCCGCCTTCGGCGCTGGAGCTGGAGCTGACCGAAAGCGTGCTCATGGCCAACGCCGCACAGACCGTGGTCAAGCTGCAGGCGTTCCGCGAGCTGGGCGTGTCACTGGCGATCGACGATTTCGGCACCGGTTACTCGTCGCTGGCATACCTCAAGCGGCTGCCGATCACCACCATCAAGATCGACAAGACCTTCATCGCCGACCTGACTACAGACCCGGAGGACGCCGCCATCACCACCACGGTGATCGCGATGGCCCATTCGCTGGGGCTCAACGTGGTCGCCGAGGGCGTGGAGACGCGCGCCCAGGCGGACTTCCTCGCCCACCACAGCTGCGACGAGATCCAGGGATTCTGGTTGTCGCCGCCGCTCGAGGCGACCGCCTGCATGGCCTTCATCCGCAACCGGCGGCCGCCGGGCGGCAACGTGGTGCGCCTTTCCAGCGCCGCGCCTTGACCACCTACCCGCGCCTGCCTATCGTGCGCTGATGGAGACCCCCGACGTGATCGCGCAGTTGCAGCGGCTTGGCGAACGCTTCGACGAACTCGCCACGCGCGCGCGCCGGCTTGCCGAGGAGAACCGCAGCCTGCGCCAGCAG
It includes:
- a CDS encoding TIGR02449 family protein — its product is METPDVIAQLQRLGERFDELATRARRLAEENRSLRQQHEQLAGERSQLLTRNEQARSRVEAMIARLKSLEQHT
- a CDS encoding GGDEF domain-containing phosphodiesterase, which gives rise to MLTDTGFLIAALVALPLAVACVALLLRQRRNQAHVAQLRDREERFKMALWATGERYWDIHLPTRQLVRLLFAQEAGGQSREVSSTTRDIADVIHGDDLPRVEELMRAYVDGATAEFVSEHRVRSDGPGDDWVWVRARGRAVEHDAGGAIVRVAGTALNISKSRDVERERQIASEVLRSMNEAVTVLDGDFNFISVNPAFTRITGYQAADVAGRGADLLDSMQHDPAFYRHIRSLVARDGRYSGEMWQRRRDGEEFLCAIEAATVLGSEADGERLYVFVLNDITLQKRAEQELRYLANFDTLTNLPNRSLLSERLSRAIVRARRESSRIAVLFLDLDRFKDINDSLGHAAGDRILRAAAARLQQTVGQHHTVARLAGDEFTAVLENLEDADEADRVAREIIMSFEAPLILDDRQEVAVSPSIGISLYPDHGQVPTELLKHADTAMYQAKAAGRRTFMRYDETMEAAIRQRATLAGALRKVLDRNELRVAFQPRQSLVTSQITGAEALLRWYSPEHGEVQPADFIPLAEESGMILEIGEWVLREACLALRRWHQHGLTDLTVAVNVSVLQLLRGDFPDVVRRVLDDTGVPPSALELELTESVLMANAAQTVVKLQAFRELGVSLAIDDFGTGYSSLAYLKRLPITTIKIDKTFIADLTTDPEDAAITTTVIAMAHSLGLNVVAEGVETRAQADFLAHHSCDEIQGFWLSPPLEATACMAFIRNRRPPGGNVVRLSSAAP